In one Stenotrophomonas maltophilia genomic region, the following are encoded:
- a CDS encoding acyl-CoA thioesterase encodes MTPIPETVPPIEVRMAEIVFPNHTNHMGTLFGGQALAWMDKAAFLAAARYSRRTVVTARSDQVDFKLPIRIGQMVETIGRIVEVGRSSMKVEVELIAEDLHSGERRLCTRGHFVMIALDEAGQPIAVPPLPAP; translated from the coding sequence ATGACCCCGATCCCTGAAACCGTGCCACCGATCGAAGTGCGCATGGCCGAAATCGTCTTTCCCAACCATACCAACCATATGGGCACGCTGTTTGGTGGCCAGGCGCTGGCGTGGATGGACAAGGCCGCCTTCCTCGCCGCCGCCCGCTACTCGCGCCGCACCGTGGTGACCGCGCGCAGCGACCAGGTCGACTTCAAGCTGCCGATCCGCATCGGCCAGATGGTGGAAACGATCGGCCGCATCGTCGAGGTCGGCCGCAGCTCGATGAAGGTCGAGGTGGAACTGATTGCCGAAGACCTGCACAGCGGCGAGCGCAGGCTCTGCACCCGCGGCCACTTCGTGATGATCGCGCTGGACGAGGCGGGCCAGCCGATCGCGGTGCCGCCGCTGCCGGCGCCCTGA
- a CDS encoding NAD-dependent protein deacetylase: MTPPLTDFIDRAQRLFVLTGAGCSTASGIPDYRDTDGQWKRTPPVTYQAFMGEAATRQRYWARSLLGWPRFGLAQPNGTHQALAALEKQGKVQLLLTQNVDGLHQRAGSRNVIDLHGRLDLVRCMGCERRSGRQAFQQRLLDANPGWDTLEAGIAPDGDADLETDFSSFVVPDCPSCGGLLKPDVVFFGENVPRERVAAVHEHLQQADAVLVVGSSLMVYSGFRFVQAAAKAGLPVAAVNRGRTRADDLLQFKDERDCAEALAGFVIG, translated from the coding sequence ATGACCCCGCCGCTGACCGACTTCATCGACCGCGCCCAGCGCCTGTTCGTGCTGACCGGCGCTGGCTGCAGCACGGCCTCGGGAATCCCCGATTACCGGGATACCGATGGCCAATGGAAACGCACGCCGCCGGTCACCTACCAGGCATTCATGGGCGAGGCCGCCACCCGCCAGCGCTACTGGGCACGCAGCCTGCTGGGCTGGCCGCGCTTCGGCCTGGCCCAGCCCAACGGCACCCACCAGGCGCTGGCCGCGCTGGAGAAGCAAGGCAAGGTGCAGTTGCTGCTGACCCAGAACGTGGATGGCCTGCACCAGCGCGCCGGCAGCCGGAACGTGATCGACCTGCATGGGCGGCTGGACCTGGTGCGCTGCATGGGCTGCGAGCGCCGCAGCGGTCGCCAGGCGTTCCAGCAGCGCCTGCTGGACGCCAATCCCGGCTGGGACACGCTCGAGGCCGGCATCGCCCCCGACGGCGACGCTGATCTGGAGACCGATTTTTCCTCCTTCGTGGTGCCCGACTGTCCGTCCTGTGGCGGCCTGCTGAAGCCGGACGTGGTGTTCTTCGGCGAGAACGTGCCGCGTGAACGCGTGGCGGCAGTGCATGAGCACCTGCAGCAGGCCGATGCCGTGCTGGTGGTGGGGTCCTCGCTGATGGTCTATTCCGGCTTCCGTTTCGTGCAGGCCGCAGCAAAGGCCGGATTGCCGGTGGCTGCCGTGAACCGTGGCCGCACCCGTGCCGACGACCTGCTGCAGTTCAAGGACGAGCGCGATTGCGCTGAAGCGCTGGCCGGGTTCGTCATCGGGTAG
- a CDS encoding NADH:flavin oxidoreductase/NADH oxidase, producing MSQLFSPITFGRLTLSNRIVIAPMCQYSAEDGRASDWHAMHLGNLAQSGAGLLILEATAVEPRGRISWADLGLWDDGTEAALAHVLASVRRWSPMPLGIQLGHAGRKASVQRPWDGGGQLPADDARGWTTVAPSALPFHAADPAPQELDEAGIAGIVAAFAASAVRAERLGFELIEVHAAHGYLLHQFLSPLSNRRTDGYGGSLPNRLRLLVEVFDAVRAAVSDKVAVGVRISASDWVDGGWDLLQSEALSQVLDARGCDFLHVSSGGLDERQKISVGPGYQVPFAAAIKAKVRMPVIAVGMITEPEQAESILRHRHADAIALARGILYDPRWPWHAAAALGDSVVPAAQYLRCEPREARGVFTPR from the coding sequence GTGAGCCAGCTGTTCTCGCCGATCACCTTCGGCCGCCTGACCCTGTCCAACCGCATCGTCATCGCGCCGATGTGCCAGTATTCCGCCGAAGACGGGCGCGCCAGCGATTGGCATGCCATGCATCTGGGCAACCTGGCGCAATCCGGTGCCGGCCTGCTGATCCTGGAAGCGACGGCGGTTGAGCCGCGTGGACGCATCAGCTGGGCCGACCTCGGCCTGTGGGATGACGGTACCGAAGCTGCGCTGGCACACGTGCTGGCCAGCGTGCGGCGCTGGTCGCCGATGCCGCTGGGCATCCAGCTGGGCCATGCCGGCCGCAAGGCCTCGGTACAGCGTCCCTGGGACGGCGGTGGCCAGCTGCCGGCCGATGATGCACGTGGCTGGACCACGGTGGCGCCGTCAGCGCTGCCGTTCCATGCTGCCGATCCCGCGCCGCAGGAACTGGATGAGGCGGGCATCGCGGGAATCGTTGCTGCCTTCGCCGCCAGCGCGGTGCGCGCCGAACGCCTGGGCTTCGAACTGATCGAAGTGCATGCCGCGCACGGCTATCTGCTGCACCAGTTCCTGTCACCGCTGAGCAACCGGCGCACCGATGGCTACGGGGGTTCGCTGCCCAATCGCCTGCGCCTGCTGGTAGAGGTATTCGATGCCGTGCGCGCGGCAGTGTCCGACAAGGTGGCCGTCGGCGTGCGCATCTCCGCCAGCGACTGGGTCGACGGTGGCTGGGATCTGCTGCAGAGCGAAGCGCTGTCCCAGGTGCTGGACGCGCGTGGCTGCGATTTCCTGCACGTGTCCAGCGGCGGCCTGGATGAGCGCCAGAAGATCAGCGTCGGGCCGGGCTACCAGGTGCCGTTCGCGGCCGCGATCAAGGCCAAGGTGCGCATGCCGGTCATCGCGGTGGGGATGATCACCGAACCGGAGCAGGCCGAATCGATCCTGCGTCATCGCCACGCCGATGCCATCGCCCTGGCCCGCGGCATCCTCTACGACCCGCGCTGGCCCTGGCACGCGGCAGCCGCGCTGGGCGACAGCGTGGTGCCGGCCGCGCAGTACCTGCGCTGCGAGCCGCGTGAGGCACGCGGCGTGTTCACCCCGCGCTGA
- a CDS encoding LysR family transcriptional regulator — translation MNLLQLIRSFTRTADTGSIAAAARSLGISATAVGQNIHRLEAHLGVRLLNRSTRQLALSEAGALYLAQVRHIETDLARAQALVTSGDIEPAGPLRIASSRAFGRHVLAPLLPSLQQRYPQLQLELRLSDRAVQHGPEAVDASIRIGAQLEDGVVARPLARIPFVFCASPAYLQAHGCPQEPSELRGHRGVLHRFPTDGRPLRWGLRKGDQRADAPLPPGMVCDDIDALAELAAAGAGITRLAAFVADPFLRDGRLQAVFGADSAWRPEPMEVYFCVSDRRDFTARIRALFDHLQAGLPPAWRA, via the coding sequence ATGAACCTGTTGCAGCTGATCCGCAGCTTCACCCGCACCGCAGACACCGGCAGTATTGCCGCTGCGGCCCGCAGCCTTGGCATCAGCGCCACCGCCGTCGGCCAGAACATCCATCGCCTGGAGGCACACCTGGGCGTGCGCCTGCTGAACCGCAGCACGCGCCAGCTGGCGCTGAGCGAGGCCGGTGCGCTGTACCTGGCGCAGGTGCGCCACATCGAAACCGATCTGGCGCGGGCGCAGGCCCTGGTCACCAGCGGTGACATCGAGCCGGCCGGGCCATTGCGCATCGCCAGCAGCCGCGCGTTCGGCCGCCACGTGCTGGCGCCCCTGCTGCCTTCACTGCAGCAACGCTATCCGCAGCTGCAGCTGGAACTGCGGCTGTCCGACCGGGCCGTGCAGCATGGTCCGGAGGCGGTCGATGCCAGCATCCGCATCGGTGCGCAGCTGGAGGACGGCGTCGTGGCGCGGCCGCTGGCACGCATTCCCTTCGTCTTCTGCGCCTCGCCTGCCTACCTGCAGGCGCATGGCTGCCCACAGGAGCCGTCCGAACTGCGCGGGCATCGGGGTGTGCTGCATCGTTTCCCCACCGATGGGCGGCCTCTGCGCTGGGGCCTGCGCAAGGGCGACCAGCGCGCGGATGCGCCGCTGCCGCCCGGCATGGTGTGCGATGACATCGACGCGCTGGCCGAACTGGCCGCGGCCGGTGCCGGCATCACCCGGCTGGCGGCCTTCGTGGCCGATCCCTTTCTGCGCGATGGCCGGTTGCAGGCGGTGTTCGGCGCGGACAGCGCATGGCGCCCGGAACCGATGGAGGTCTATTTCTGCGTCAGCGACCGCCGCGACTTCACCGCCAGGATCCGTGCGCTGTTCGATCACCTGCAGGCCGGCCTGCCGCCCGCCTGGCGGGCATGA
- the purU gene encoding formyltetrahydrofolate deformylase encodes MRPDSILTLSCPDRTGIVYRVSGLLFDHGCNILDAQQFGDEESGRFFLRVHFDRDASLPLDTVHASMAALAREFGMDWQLQDGRRRARLLVLVSKQGHCLNDLLFRAHSGQLKVDIAAVVSNHADFAPLAASYGVPFHHLPVNADTRAVQEQQIIDLVEHERIDLVVLARYMQILSPTLCRALAGRAINIHHSFLPSFKGAQPYHQAHARGVKIIGATAHYVTEDLDEGPIIEQDVARVDHAMTPRDLVRLGSDTESQVLARAVRRHVEHRILLNGHRTVVFR; translated from the coding sequence ATGCGACCCGATTCCATCCTCACCCTGTCCTGCCCCGACCGTACCGGCATCGTCTACCGCGTGTCGGGCCTGTTGTTCGATCATGGCTGCAACATCCTCGACGCCCAGCAGTTCGGCGACGAGGAAAGCGGCCGGTTCTTCCTGCGCGTGCATTTCGACCGCGACGCCAGCCTGCCCCTGGACACGGTACATGCGTCCATGGCGGCACTGGCCCGCGAGTTCGGCATGGACTGGCAGCTGCAGGACGGTCGGCGTCGTGCGCGCCTGCTGGTGCTGGTCAGCAAGCAGGGCCACTGCCTGAATGACCTGCTGTTCCGCGCGCACAGCGGGCAACTGAAAGTGGATATCGCGGCAGTGGTGTCCAACCATGCCGATTTCGCACCGCTGGCTGCGTCCTACGGCGTGCCGTTCCACCATCTGCCGGTGAACGCGGATACGCGTGCGGTGCAGGAGCAGCAGATCATCGATCTGGTCGAACACGAGCGTATCGACCTGGTGGTGCTGGCGCGCTACATGCAGATTCTTTCACCCACCCTGTGCCGCGCGCTGGCCGGCCGGGCGATCAACATCCATCACAGCTTCCTGCCCAGCTTCAAGGGCGCGCAGCCCTATCACCAGGCGCACGCGCGCGGGGTAAAGATCATCGGCGCCACCGCGCACTATGTCACCGAGGATCTGGACGAAGGTCCGATCATCGAACAGGACGTGGCCCGGGTCGATCATGCGATGACGCCGCGCGACCTGGTACGCCTGGGCAGCGATACCGAATCGCAGGTGCTGGCGCGTGCCGTGCGCCGCCATGTGGAGCACCGCATCCTGCTCAACGGGCACCGCACGGTGGTGTTCCGCTGA
- the pncA gene encoding bifunctional nicotinamidase/pyrazinamidase, with amino-acid sequence MLTLPATVALLVIDLQPDFMPGGALACDRGDALVAPIAQLLAQRRYRTVVATQDWHPADHASFASQHPGHRPFETILLHAQPQTLWPDHCVQGSSGAALHPQVDWNMADLILRKGTRQQVDSYSAFRENHGPDGGRPATGLAGWLHERGIDEVHVCGLARDYCVLWSAQDAATSGFRVKFLWDLTRPVTEANDGMVREALGTAGIGIL; translated from the coding sequence ATGCTCACCCTGCCCGCCACTGTCGCCCTGCTGGTGATCGATCTGCAGCCGGACTTCATGCCCGGTGGCGCGCTGGCCTGTGACCGCGGCGATGCGCTGGTCGCGCCGATCGCGCAGCTGCTGGCGCAGCGCCGCTACCGCACCGTAGTGGCCACCCAGGACTGGCATCCCGCGGACCATGCTTCGTTCGCCAGCCAGCACCCCGGCCATCGTCCGTTCGAAACGATCCTGCTGCATGCGCAACCGCAGACCCTGTGGCCGGACCACTGCGTGCAGGGCAGCTCCGGTGCCGCCCTGCATCCGCAGGTGGACTGGAACATGGCCGACCTGATCCTGCGCAAGGGCACCCGCCAGCAGGTGGATTCCTACAGCGCCTTCCGCGAGAACCACGGCCCCGATGGCGGACGCCCCGCCACTGGCCTGGCCGGCTGGCTGCATGAGCGCGGCATCGACGAGGTGCACGTCTGTGGCCTGGCCCGCGACTACTGCGTGCTGTGGAGCGCGCAGGACGCAGCCACGTCCGGCTTCAGGGTGAAATTCCTCTGGGACCTGACCCGGCCGGTGACCGAGGCCAACGACGGGATGGTGCGCGAAGCACTGGGCACTGCGGGGATCGGGATCCTCTGA
- a CDS encoding epoxyqueuosine reductase QueH gives MTELQRPTLSLPADGKRLLLHSCCAPCSGEVMEAITASGIDYAIFFYNPNIHPVKEYELRKQENIRFAEQHGVPFIDCDYDTDNWFSRARGMENEPERGIRCTMCFDMRFERTALYAHEHGYDTISSSLGISRWKNMAQINDCGIRAAARYEGLQYWDYNWRKGGGASRMIEISKRERFYQQEYCGCVYSLRDANRHRRETGRERIRIGLLYYDQDNETPQGD, from the coding sequence ATGACCGAGCTCCAACGCCCCACCCTGTCCCTGCCCGCCGACGGCAAGCGCCTGCTGCTGCATTCGTGCTGTGCGCCCTGCTCCGGCGAAGTGATGGAGGCGATCACCGCCTCCGGGATCGACTACGCGATCTTCTTCTACAACCCCAACATCCATCCGGTGAAGGAATACGAGCTCCGCAAGCAGGAGAACATCCGCTTCGCCGAGCAGCATGGCGTCCCCTTCATCGACTGCGACTACGACACCGACAACTGGTTCAGCCGCGCGCGCGGCATGGAGAACGAACCCGAGCGCGGCATCCGCTGCACGATGTGCTTCGACATGCGCTTCGAGCGCACGGCGCTGTACGCGCATGAGCACGGCTACGACACCATCAGCTCGTCGCTGGGCATCTCGCGCTGGAAGAACATGGCGCAGATCAATGACTGCGGCATCCGCGCCGCGGCGCGCTACGAGGGCCTGCAGTACTGGGATTACAACTGGCGCAAGGGCGGTGGTGCCAGCCGCATGATCGAGATCAGCAAGCGCGAGCGGTTCTACCAGCAGGAGTACTGTGGCTGCGTGTACTCGCTGCGCGATGCCAACCGGCACCGCCGGGAGACCGGCCGCGAGCGGATCCGGATCGGGCTGCTGTATTACGACCAGGACAACGAAACGCCGCAGGGCGATTGA
- the metE gene encoding 5-methyltetrahydropteroyltriglutamate--homocysteine S-methyltransferase, which yields MTTVTNLGFPRIGAKRELKRALERHWAGEDDAATLQATAAALRARHWQLQIEAGVDVPPSNDFSLYDQVLDTAWLFDAIPERYRELAAHDPLAAYFATARGLQRDGIDLRALEMTKWFDTNYHYLVPELHAGQAFALRGDKPLAEFNEARALGIHTRPVLLGPVSFLLLSKTTDGSAALDLLDALLPAYVQLLGQLADAGADWVQLDEPLLVQDLDADAQAAYERAYARLATARRPKLLVATYFGALEDNLALATGLPVDGLHVDLVRAPEQLDAVLKALPAERVLSAGLVNGRNIWRTHLDNALILARFAQVDRGADRLWLAPSCSLLHTPVDLALEKKLDDELKGWLAFSRQKLQELRLLADALDGRADAEAGLAANRAALEGRRRSPRVHNPAVAARLAALTVADAQRHTAYPQRRIAQHAALQLPLLPTTTIGSFPQTLEVREARARHKSGKLGLAEYEAFLEQQTAHAVRVQEALGLDVLVHGEFERNDMVEYFGEQLEGFAFTGNGWVQSYGSRCVKPPVIFGDVSRPQPMTVRWSSYAQSLTDKPMKGMLTGPVTVLQWSFVRDDQERDVTCRQIALALRDEVQDLEAAGIGVIQVDEPAIREGLPLRRAHWRAYLDWAVESFRISTSGVRDATQIHTHMCYSEFNDIIHSVAAMDADVISIETSRSRMELLDAFVKFNYPNEIGPGVYDIHSPRVPDKAEMVDLLRKALAVLKPEQLWVNPDCGLKTRGWPETRAALQALVAAAVELRAEHADARVA from the coding sequence ATGACCACTGTTACCAACCTGGGCTTTCCCCGCATCGGCGCCAAGCGCGAACTGAAGCGGGCGCTCGAACGCCACTGGGCCGGCGAGGACGACGCCGCCACCCTGCAGGCCACCGCCGCGGCGCTGCGTGCCCGGCACTGGCAGCTGCAGATCGAGGCCGGCGTCGATGTACCGCCGAGCAACGACTTCAGCCTGTACGACCAGGTGCTCGACACCGCATGGCTGTTCGATGCCATTCCCGAACGCTACCGCGAACTGGCCGCGCACGATCCACTGGCCGCCTACTTCGCCACGGCCCGTGGCCTGCAGCGCGATGGCATCGACCTGCGCGCGCTGGAGATGACCAAGTGGTTCGACACCAACTATCACTATCTGGTGCCGGAACTGCACGCGGGCCAGGCCTTCGCCCTGCGCGGTGACAAGCCGCTGGCCGAGTTCAACGAGGCCAGGGCGCTGGGCATCCACACCCGTCCGGTGCTGCTGGGGCCGGTGAGCTTCCTGCTGCTGTCCAAGACCACCGACGGCAGCGCCGCACTGGACCTGCTGGATGCCCTGCTGCCGGCCTATGTGCAGCTGCTCGGCCAGCTGGCCGACGCCGGTGCGGATTGGGTGCAGCTGGATGAGCCGCTGCTGGTGCAGGATCTCGACGCCGATGCGCAGGCAGCCTATGAGCGCGCCTATGCCCGGTTGGCCACGGCACGGCGTCCGAAACTGCTGGTCGCGACCTATTTCGGTGCGCTCGAGGACAACCTGGCGTTGGCCACCGGCCTGCCGGTGGACGGACTGCACGTGGACCTGGTGCGCGCGCCGGAGCAGCTGGACGCCGTGTTGAAGGCGCTGCCGGCCGAGCGCGTGCTGTCGGCCGGCCTGGTCAACGGCCGCAACATCTGGCGCACCCATCTGGACAACGCACTGATCCTGGCCCGGTTTGCCCAGGTGGACCGCGGCGCCGACCGGCTCTGGCTGGCACCGTCCTGTTCCCTGCTGCACACGCCCGTGGATCTTGCGCTGGAAAAGAAGCTTGATGACGAACTGAAGGGCTGGCTGGCGTTCTCCCGGCAGAAGCTTCAGGAACTGCGCCTGCTGGCCGACGCGCTCGATGGCAGGGCGGATGCGGAAGCAGGCCTGGCTGCCAACCGCGCTGCACTGGAGGGGCGTCGTCGCTCGCCACGCGTGCACAACCCGGCCGTGGCCGCACGCCTAGCCGCGCTGACCGTGGCCGATGCGCAGCGGCACACCGCCTACCCGCAGCGCCGCATCGCACAGCATGCGGCGCTGCAGCTGCCGCTGCTGCCCACCACCACGATCGGTTCCTTCCCGCAGACGCTGGAGGTGCGCGAGGCACGCGCCCGGCACAAGTCCGGCAAGCTGGGCCTGGCCGAGTACGAGGCCTTCCTGGAACAGCAGACCGCGCATGCGGTACGCGTGCAGGAAGCGCTGGGCCTGGACGTGCTGGTCCACGGCGAGTTCGAGCGCAACGACATGGTCGAGTACTTCGGCGAGCAGCTGGAAGGCTTCGCCTTCACCGGCAACGGCTGGGTGCAGAGCTATGGCTCGCGCTGCGTCAAACCGCCGGTGATCTTCGGCGACGTCAGCCGCCCGCAGCCGATGACGGTGCGCTGGTCCAGTTACGCGCAATCGCTCACCGACAAGCCGATGAAGGGCATGCTGACCGGTCCGGTGACGGTACTGCAGTGGTCGTTCGTGCGCGACGACCAGGAACGCGATGTGACCTGCCGGCAGATCGCGCTGGCCCTGCGGGACGAAGTGCAGGACCTGGAAGCAGCCGGCATCGGCGTGATCCAGGTGGACGAGCCGGCCATCCGCGAGGGGTTGCCGTTGCGCCGCGCCCACTGGCGCGCCTACCTGGACTGGGCGGTGGAATCGTTCCGCATCAGTACCAGCGGCGTGCGCGATGCCACCCAGATCCACACCCACATGTGCTATTCGGAGTTCAACGACATCATCCACTCGGTCGCAGCGATGGACGCGGACGTGATCTCGATCGAGACCTCACGCTCGCGCATGGAACTGCTGGATGCCTTCGTGAAGTTCAACTATCCCAACGAGATCGGCCCGGGCGTGTATGACATCCACTCCCCCCGCGTGCCGGACAAGGCGGAGATGGTGGACCTGCTGCGCAAGGCGCTGGCCGTGCTGAAGCCGGAGCAGCTGTGGGTCAACCCGGACTGCGGGCTGAAGACCCGTGGCTGGCCGGAAACCCGCGCTGCACTGCAGGCACTGGTTGCCGCCGCAGTGGAACTGCGTGCCGAGCACGCCGACGCCCGCGTCGCCTGA